One genomic region from Candidatus Zixiibacteriota bacterium encodes:
- a CDS encoding protein kinase: MHNLAEVKKEGTQFDTIGDFKVLGKVDQGGIAEIYLGLQESLDRKVAIKILSHDYSANPDVIRRFEIESKTIAKLRHPNIVHVIDKGREDERYYFVMDFIEGTTFKQMIYDKTIPMAKKISKILQVLKALDYAHKNGVIHRDIKPGNILIDKDGNALVVDFGIAQLVDREETDKTRPGIVMGTLAYMSPEQKINSSMIDQTTDLYAIGVILYEIMAGKKPMGRFQKPSSINPDVNPELDRVVEKCLENNPRDRYQSAADLRADLLSAFRKKIKPPASTQKSIETDIKGFIGRLSFLDTLRKTEAAATHLVEDQKDGKLYVIKIMQEASTGQKEARLLRQLDHPGIIGILGCGGTDKQGVILTDYVRGGSLEERLVRIYPPRVALQIFGQILEILEYCHKNNIPHGNLRPSNVLMDEDDNIILTDFGQIANHRVGRQDNYTAPEKMKNKISDIYSAGVILHKLLTNQMPIFDSYLRLIWHDKYPRVPVSLKLILQKMLRNKVVDRYQSLSEVISDINECDLEIPEHKTNQRSKITVKTTKPKRVRQKSLFRPLVVLILMMILLLEVIMVFHGESLAQFFFGLTSR; encoded by the coding sequence ATGCATAATCTGGCAGAAGTAAAAAAAGAGGGCACTCAGTTCGATACCATCGGTGACTTCAAAGTCCTCGGTAAAGTCGACCAGGGAGGAATCGCCGAAATCTACCTCGGACTGCAGGAATCGCTTGACCGCAAAGTCGCGATCAAGATTTTGTCGCATGACTATTCGGCCAACCCGGATGTGATCCGCCGTTTCGAGATCGAATCCAAGACAATCGCCAAACTGCGCCATCCGAATATCGTCCATGTGATCGACAAGGGCCGGGAGGATGAACGCTATTATTTCGTAATGGATTTTATCGAGGGCACCACCTTCAAACAGATGATCTACGACAAGACCATCCCGATGGCCAAAAAGATATCCAAGATCCTGCAGGTCCTCAAGGCTCTCGACTACGCCCATAAAAACGGGGTAATCCACCGCGATATAAAACCTGGCAATATCCTGATCGACAAAGATGGTAACGCGCTGGTGGTGGATTTTGGAATCGCCCAGCTGGTTGACCGCGAAGAGACCGATAAGACCCGTCCCGGGATCGTCATGGGCACGCTGGCGTATATGTCACCGGAACAGAAGATCAATTCTTCGATGATAGACCAGACCACTGACCTGTACGCGATCGGTGTGATCCTGTACGAGATCATGGCCGGCAAAAAACCTATGGGTAGATTTCAAAAACCGTCCAGTATCAATCCCGATGTCAACCCGGAACTGGATCGGGTTGTCGAAAAATGCCTCGAAAATAATCCCCGCGACCGGTATCAATCGGCGGCGGATCTTCGTGCCGATTTGCTGTCTGCGTTTCGCAAAAAGATCAAACCGCCGGCCAGCACCCAGAAGAGTATCGAAACTGATATCAAGGGTTTTATCGGTAGGCTGTCATTTCTCGACACCCTGCGTAAAACCGAAGCGGCGGCCACTCACCTGGTCGAAGATCAGAAAGACGGCAAGCTGTACGTGATCAAAATCATGCAGGAGGCCTCTACCGGCCAGAAGGAAGCCCGGCTGTTGAGACAACTCGATCATCCCGGAATAATCGGCATACTCGGATGCGGCGGTACCGATAAACAGGGAGTCATTCTAACCGATTATGTCCGCGGTGGCTCCCTTGAGGAACGCCTGGTACGAATCTACCCGCCCCGTGTAGCGCTTCAGATCTTCGGACAGATTCTGGAGATTCTGGAGTACTGCCATAAGAATAATATCCCCCATGGCAATTTGAGGCCGTCCAATGTTCTGATGGATGAGGATGACAATATCATCCTGACCGATTTCGGTCAGATCGCCAATCATCGGGTCGGGCGACAGGACAATTATACAGCTCCTGAGAAGATGAAAAACAAGATTTCCGACATCTATTCGGCGGGCGTGATATTACATAAACTCCTGACCAACCAAATGCCGATTTTCGATTCTTACCTGCGCCTCATCTGGCATGACAAGTACCCCCGCGTGCCGGTGTCTTTGAAGCTGATTTTGCAGAAGATGCTTCGCAATAAAGTAGTCGACCGCTACCAGTCGTTGAGCGAGGTAATCAGCGATATCAATGAATGCGACCTCGAAATTCCTGAACATAAGACCAACCAGCGCAGTAAAATAACCGTAAAAACTACGAAGCCTAAAAGAGTTCGGCAGAAATCGTTATTCAGGCCTCTTGTGGTATTGATCCTGATGATGATATTGCTTCTGGAAGTAATTATGGTCTTCCATGGAGAATCTCTGGCGCAGTTCTTTTTTGGCTTGACAAGTCGCTGA